The following coding sequences lie in one Variovorax terrae genomic window:
- a CDS encoding GntR family transcriptional regulator, which yields MAAASDKAYETLKQRVVGGTYAPGEQLKEERLARELNISRTPVRAALKRLVDDGLATADPNRGVRVAEWTEFDIEETFDLRGLLEAHAAELAARRGEEALADRLDALNDEMGRAIAKGGAELAERLQKINSAFHWAILEGSGSPRLRSMLASLIDMPIVIRSHFISTRQDKLQSMQHHRDLAAAIRAGDGELARQVMQLHLRVAAHRFKRQRIEFGGSRAGGGRS from the coding sequence ATGGCTGCCGCATCCGACAAGGCCTATGAGACGCTGAAGCAGCGGGTGGTCGGGGGGACCTACGCCCCCGGCGAACAGCTCAAGGAAGAGCGCCTGGCCCGCGAACTCAACATCAGCCGCACGCCGGTGCGCGCGGCCCTCAAGCGCCTGGTCGACGACGGGTTGGCCACGGCCGACCCGAACCGGGGGGTTCGCGTGGCCGAGTGGACGGAGTTCGACATCGAGGAGACGTTCGACCTCCGAGGGCTGCTGGAAGCGCATGCGGCCGAACTGGCGGCGCGGCGGGGCGAGGAGGCGCTGGCGGACAGGCTCGACGCCTTGAACGACGAGATGGGCCGTGCGATCGCCAAAGGGGGGGCAGAGCTGGCGGAGCGGCTGCAGAAGATCAACTCCGCCTTCCACTGGGCCATTCTCGAAGGCAGCGGATCGCCGCGGTTGCGCAGCATGCTGGCCAGCCTGATTGACATGCCCATCGTCATCCGGTCGCACTTCATCAGCACGCGGCAGGACAAGCTGCAAAGCATGCAGCACCACCGCGACCTCGCCGCCGCGATCCGTGCCGGCGATGGAGAGCTCGCCCGCCAGGTGATGCAGCTGCATCTGCGCGTGGCGGCCCATCGGTTCAAGCGGCAGCGCATCGAGTTCGGCGGATCGCGCGCCGGCGGGGGGCGTTCGTGA
- a CDS encoding FAD-dependent monooxygenase — MQKQFLVAGGGIGGLAAALACTRAGWQGRLFEQAEAFSEVGAGLQLGPNATRLLQAWGLDGALAQVAAFPDQLRVRSALDGRELGRLRLGETIRARYGAPYATVHRADLHALLLAAAGSVVSLNPGTRIAGVNASEHAVVLRTAANKEVEGEALIGADGLWSTVRRVVWGDGPAQPTGHLAYRALVSQQALPAALRSTQVTAWLGPQLHVVAYPVRQGDALNVVAIVERRPGGEAAAAAESWDQAGTAAELLAALGEMCAPLRELVQAMPGWRLWALNDRPPLQRPEQMVRGRVVLLGDAAHPMRPYLAQGAGMALEDAFELAHLLAMEALDVPTALRRYGLNRWQRCARVQARSQRNGRIFHAAGPLAWGRDLAMRALGERLLDLPWLYRGAPWSG, encoded by the coding sequence ATGCAAAAGCAGTTTCTTGTGGCGGGTGGCGGCATCGGCGGGCTGGCGGCGGCGCTGGCCTGCACGCGCGCGGGTTGGCAGGGCCGGCTGTTCGAGCAGGCCGAGGCGTTCAGCGAGGTCGGGGCCGGGCTGCAGCTCGGCCCCAACGCCACCCGGCTGCTGCAGGCCTGGGGCCTGGACGGCGCGCTGGCGCAGGTGGCGGCGTTTCCCGACCAGCTTCGCGTGCGCAGCGCCCTCGATGGCCGCGAACTGGGCCGCCTGCGGCTCGGTGAAACCATCCGCGCCCGCTACGGCGCGCCCTATGCCACGGTGCACCGCGCCGACCTGCATGCCCTGCTGCTGGCGGCGGCCGGGTCGGTGGTCAGCCTCAACCCCGGTACCCGCATTGCCGGGGTCAATGCCTCCGAGCATGCCGTGGTCTTGCGCACCGCCGCCAACAAGGAGGTGGAGGGCGAAGCCCTGATCGGGGCCGACGGCCTGTGGAGCACCGTGCGCCGCGTGGTCTGGGGCGACGGGCCCGCGCAGCCGACCGGCCACCTGGCCTACCGCGCGCTCGTGTCGCAACAGGCGCTGCCTGCTGCCTTGCGCAGCACCCAGGTCACGGCCTGGCTCGGGCCGCAGCTGCATGTGGTGGCTTACCCGGTGCGCCAGGGCGACGCGCTCAACGTCGTCGCCATCGTGGAGCGCCGGCCCGGTGGCGAGGCCGCCGCGGCGGCCGAGAGCTGGGACCAGGCGGGCACGGCCGCCGAGCTGCTGGCCGCCCTGGGCGAGATGTGCGCGCCGCTGCGCGAGCTGGTGCAGGCCATGCCTGGCTGGCGCCTGTGGGCGCTCAACGACCGGCCGCCGCTGCAGCGGCCCGAGCAGATGGTGCGGGGCCGCGTGGTGCTGCTGGGCGATGCGGCGCACCCGATGCGGCCCTACCTCGCGCAGGGCGCGGGCATGGCGCTGGAAGATGCCTTCGAGCTGGCGCACCTGCTGGCGATGGAGGCGCTGGACGTGCCGACGGCGCTGCGCCGCTACGGCCTCAACCGCTGGCAGCGCTGCGCGCGCGTGCAGGCGCGCTCGCAGCGCAATGGCCGTATCTTCCACGCCGCCGGCCCGCTGGCATGGGGCCGCGATCTGGCGATGCGCGCGCTCGGCGAGCGCCTGCTGGATCTGCCCTGGCTGTACCGGGGCGCACCGTGGAGCGGCTGA
- a CDS encoding RraA family protein — protein MVGLQILKRRREVSPQLVQAFKGLPVANVSDCMARMTSAGARLRPMHKSAYLAGPALTVKTRPGDNLMIHKALTMAQPGDVIVVDAGGDLTNSLFGEIMTATAVKIGVAGVVLNGAVRDAEEIGQGEFPLYAAGVTHRGPYKDGPGEINVPISIDGMVIHPGDLILGDADGLLCVPFDDAEDILAATHRKMEAEKKMLADIAAGQLDTSWIDAALQRLGCNTEPK, from the coding sequence ATGGTCGGACTCCAGATTCTCAAGCGGCGCCGCGAAGTTTCGCCGCAACTCGTGCAGGCCTTCAAGGGCCTGCCCGTCGCCAACGTCAGCGACTGCATGGCGCGCATGACGTCCGCCGGCGCGCGCCTTCGCCCGATGCACAAGTCTGCCTATCTCGCCGGGCCGGCGCTCACGGTGAAGACACGCCCGGGCGACAACCTGATGATCCACAAGGCGCTGACGATGGCGCAACCGGGCGACGTGATCGTGGTCGACGCGGGCGGCGACCTGACCAATTCGCTTTTCGGCGAGATCATGACCGCCACGGCGGTGAAGATCGGCGTGGCCGGCGTGGTGCTGAACGGCGCGGTCCGCGACGCCGAAGAGATCGGCCAGGGCGAGTTTCCGCTGTATGCCGCGGGCGTCACGCACCGCGGACCCTACAAGGACGGCCCCGGGGAGATCAACGTCCCGATTTCGATCGACGGCATGGTGATTCATCCCGGCGACCTGATCCTCGGCGACGCCGACGGGCTTCTGTGCGTGCCGTTCGACGACGCCGAGGACATCCTGGCAGCCACGCATCGCAAGATGGAGGCCGAGAAGAAGATGCTGGCGGACATCGCGGCAGGCCAGCTCGATACGTCCTGGATCGACGCGGCGCTCCAGCGCCTCGGCTGCAACACGGAGCCGAAGTGA
- a CDS encoding Crp/Fnr family transcriptional regulator, which produces MSQFASWDASSALAAGWAAAAGPGAAMRAGAGALIYAQGDVDPRFYLIRSGFVQASIERPDGQPLLLEIFGPGTLFGEGAAFDGLRRYVTTTAVTECELGVYEAPAIQRRMAAEPALALELIRIMSAKQRTLAQKLAGVTAALPADRVCELLRRIARMPGRGAGGCHVDLTHEEIGAMTGLSRVTVTRVLRQLAAQGLVVTGLRRIDIPPGSALLGIARY; this is translated from the coding sequence ATGAGCCAGTTTGCCTCGTGGGATGCCAGCAGTGCCCTGGCTGCGGGTTGGGCCGCCGCTGCCGGGCCGGGCGCGGCGATGCGGGCCGGCGCGGGCGCCCTGATCTATGCGCAGGGCGATGTGGACCCGCGGTTCTACCTCATCCGCAGCGGCTTCGTGCAGGCCTCCATCGAGCGGCCCGACGGCCAGCCGCTGCTGCTTGAAATCTTCGGCCCCGGCACCTTGTTCGGCGAAGGCGCGGCCTTCGACGGGCTGCGCCGCTATGTGACCACCACGGCCGTCACCGAGTGCGAGCTCGGCGTGTACGAGGCCCCCGCGATCCAGCGCCGCATGGCCGCCGAGCCGGCCCTGGCGCTGGAGCTGATCCGCATCATGAGCGCCAAGCAGCGCACCCTGGCGCAGAAGCTGGCGGGGGTGACGGCGGCGCTTCCCGCCGACCGGGTCTGCGAGCTGCTGCGGCGCATCGCGCGCATGCCGGGCCGCGGCGCCGGCGGCTGCCACGTCGACCTGACCCACGAGGAGATCGGCGCCATGACGGGGCTGTCGCGCGTCACCGTGACGCGGGTGCTGCGCCAGCTCGCGGCGCAAGGCCTGGTCGTCACCGGCCTGCGCCGCATCGACATCCCGCCGGGCAGCGCGCTGCTTGGTATCGCCAGATACTGA
- a CDS encoding alpha-hydroxy acid oxidase, which produces MSGGSKARPSLGHFLCLDDFEAAARRHLPAPVFAYVAGGVERNQSLRANATAFEKHEFVTRVLVDTSKRSTDTTLLGKTWSAPFGIAPMGISALSAYRGDLVLTSAAANENVPMIMSGSSLIRMEEIAQANPNAWFQAYLPGRKEDIVALVNRVKAAGYGTLVVTLDASIAANRENNVRAGFSTPLRPSARLAWQGLTHPRWLLGTFLRTLVRHGMPHFENNHAHRGAPILSANVLRDFSDRGHLGWADIRMIRQMWPGKMILKGILDVRDARTAVAAGADGIIVSNHGGRQLDGTTSPMRVLPDIVQACPEVPVMIDSGFRRGTDVLKALALGARFVFVGRPFNYAAAVAGEAGVRRGIALLRDEVSRDMAMLGVTSTARIGRDLLLDA; this is translated from the coding sequence ATGAGCGGCGGATCCAAGGCTCGGCCTTCGCTGGGCCATTTTCTTTGTCTTGACGATTTCGAGGCGGCGGCGCGCCGGCACCTGCCGGCCCCCGTGTTTGCCTACGTCGCGGGAGGTGTGGAGCGCAATCAGTCGCTCCGGGCGAATGCCACGGCTTTCGAGAAGCACGAGTTCGTGACCCGGGTGCTCGTGGACACGTCGAAGCGTTCCACCGACACCACTCTATTGGGTAAAACGTGGTCCGCGCCTTTTGGCATCGCGCCGATGGGCATCTCGGCCCTGTCGGCCTACCGCGGCGACCTGGTGCTCACGAGCGCAGCAGCGAACGAGAACGTTCCGATGATCATGAGCGGCTCCTCGCTCATCCGGATGGAGGAGATCGCCCAGGCCAACCCCAACGCCTGGTTCCAGGCCTACCTGCCGGGCAGGAAGGAGGACATCGTGGCCCTGGTCAACCGAGTCAAGGCCGCGGGCTACGGCACGCTCGTTGTCACGCTCGACGCCTCCATCGCCGCGAACCGGGAGAACAACGTCCGCGCCGGGTTCTCCACCCCGCTGCGGCCCAGCGCACGCCTGGCATGGCAGGGCCTCACCCATCCTCGCTGGCTGTTGGGCACGTTCCTCAGGACGCTCGTGCGGCACGGCATGCCGCATTTCGAGAACAACCATGCGCACCGCGGAGCACCGATCCTGTCGGCCAACGTGCTGCGCGACTTCTCGGACCGCGGGCACCTGGGCTGGGCTGACATCCGGATGATCCGGCAGATGTGGCCCGGCAAGATGATCCTCAAGGGCATTCTGGACGTACGCGACGCGCGGACGGCCGTAGCCGCCGGGGCGGACGGCATCATCGTGTCCAACCACGGCGGCCGCCAGCTCGATGGCACCACATCGCCGATGCGTGTGCTTCCCGATATCGTGCAGGCCTGCCCCGAAGTGCCGGTGATGATCGACAGCGGCTTTCGCAGGGGGACGGACGTGCTCAAGGCCTTGGCTCTGGGCGCCAGATTCGTGTTTGTCGGCCGCCCGTTCAACTATGCAGCGGCGGTGGCCGGAGAAGCCGGGGTGCGCAGAGGCATCGCCTTGTTGCGAGACGAGGTGTCGCGGGACATGGCGATGCTGGGCGTCACCTCAACGGCACGCATCGGCCGCGACCTCCTGCTCGATGCGTAG
- a CDS encoding tripartite tricarboxylate transporter substrate binding protein: MHRPSSFLRRLLPALALCAAAMAPGLASAAYPEAPIKMIVAYAAGGGTDITARLLAQYTQKHLGGDASIVVINRPGAGGGIGFTELTNAKPDGYTIGFINTPNVLTIPIERKSSFHWQNFDLIGNIVDDPGNFSVHADTPIKNLADLVAYAKANPGKVTYGTTGIGSDDHLAALMFERAAGVKLTHVPFKGAAEVHNAIASKQIMLAAMNIGEALQYEKGGTPLRHLGQMSDKRSTLAPNVPTFKEQGFDVIMASLRGVAAPKNLPPAIREQLVNAVHKAVNDPEFRQKAAGYFAPIRYLAPTAYATELKDGEAEFKKLWQANPWTDK, translated from the coding sequence ATGCATCGCCCCTCTTCGTTCCTTCGCAGGCTCCTGCCGGCGCTCGCCCTGTGCGCCGCGGCCATGGCGCCCGGACTGGCCAGTGCCGCCTACCCCGAAGCGCCGATCAAGATGATCGTCGCCTACGCCGCCGGAGGCGGTACGGACATCACCGCGCGCCTGCTGGCGCAGTACACGCAGAAGCACCTCGGCGGCGACGCCTCCATCGTGGTCATCAACCGCCCCGGCGCCGGCGGCGGCATCGGGTTCACCGAGTTGACGAATGCGAAGCCCGACGGCTACACGATCGGCTTCATCAACACGCCCAACGTGCTCACCATCCCGATCGAGCGCAAGTCCAGCTTCCATTGGCAGAACTTCGACCTCATCGGCAACATCGTCGATGACCCGGGCAACTTCTCCGTGCATGCCGATACGCCCATCAAGAACCTGGCGGATCTCGTCGCCTACGCCAAGGCGAATCCCGGCAAGGTCACGTATGGCACGACGGGCATCGGCTCGGACGACCATCTTGCGGCCCTGATGTTCGAGCGGGCCGCGGGCGTGAAACTCACGCACGTGCCGTTCAAGGGAGCGGCGGAGGTGCACAACGCCATCGCCAGCAAGCAGATCATGCTGGCCGCGATGAACATCGGCGAAGCGCTCCAGTACGAAAAGGGCGGCACGCCCCTGCGCCATCTGGGGCAGATGAGCGACAAGCGGTCCACGCTCGCACCGAACGTGCCCACGTTCAAGGAGCAGGGCTTCGATGTGATCATGGCCTCCCTGCGCGGCGTCGCCGCCCCGAAGAACCTTCCGCCGGCCATCCGCGAGCAACTGGTGAACGCCGTGCACAAGGCCGTGAACGATCCCGAGTTCCGGCAGAAGGCCGCCGGCTACTTTGCGCCCATCCGGTACCTCGCTCCCACCGCCTACGCCACGGAACTGAAAGACGGCGAGGCGGAGTTCAAGAAGCTGTGGCAGGCCAACCCCTGGACCGACAAGTAA
- a CDS encoding hydroxyacid dehydrogenase, with protein MAIEKRVVRSDLWIDRAFDERLAREPGVSLSVFTVQGNPSVAWDALAQAHVYHVSAAKDELPKEWFVRSDLIARCPDLLCVSAGGAGYDTVDVAACTAAGIIVVNQSGGNAVSVAEHTLGFMLGISRRMLEGDRRMRRETGYAREDVMGHEIQGKTLGLVGIGHIGTRVAALARAFGLEVIATDPLLSAEQIAQRGARAVPFDELLAASDFVSLHCPRDATTLRMMNAETFGRMKRGAIFITTARGGIHDESALVEALKAGHLAGAGIDVWDQEPPALDHPLLAMDNVFATFHTAGVTHEGRRNIAAISAEQIAGVLRGERPPRLINPEAWPAFEQRRARILGHA; from the coding sequence ATGGCTATCGAAAAACGAGTGGTCCGGTCGGACCTGTGGATCGATCGGGCGTTCGACGAACGGCTGGCTCGTGAACCCGGTGTGTCGCTGAGCGTCTTCACCGTGCAAGGCAATCCCTCTGTGGCGTGGGATGCGCTCGCCCAAGCGCATGTCTACCACGTGTCCGCCGCCAAGGACGAGCTGCCGAAGGAATGGTTCGTGCGCTCCGATCTGATCGCCCGCTGTCCCGACCTGCTTTGCGTCTCGGCCGGCGGTGCGGGCTACGACACCGTCGACGTGGCGGCCTGCACGGCGGCCGGCATCATCGTGGTGAACCAGTCGGGCGGCAACGCCGTCTCGGTCGCCGAGCACACCCTCGGCTTCATGCTGGGCATTTCCCGCAGGATGCTGGAGGGCGACCGCCGCATGCGCCGCGAGACCGGCTACGCGCGCGAGGACGTGATGGGCCACGAGATCCAGGGCAAGACGCTGGGCCTGGTCGGCATCGGGCACATCGGCACACGCGTTGCCGCGCTTGCGCGCGCTTTTGGCCTGGAAGTGATCGCCACGGACCCCTTGCTGTCAGCGGAGCAGATCGCCCAGCGCGGCGCCAGGGCCGTGCCGTTCGACGAGCTGCTCGCGGCGTCGGACTTCGTCTCCCTGCACTGCCCGCGTGACGCCACGACCCTCAGGATGATGAATGCCGAGACCTTCGGCCGCATGAAGAGGGGCGCCATCTTCATCACCACCGCGCGCGGCGGCATCCACGACGAAAGCGCGCTCGTCGAGGCGCTGAAGGCGGGCCATCTCGCAGGCGCCGGCATCGACGTCTGGGACCAGGAGCCGCCCGCGCTCGACCACCCGCTGCTGGCCATGGACAACGTCTTTGCCACCTTCCACACCGCAGGCGTCACGCACGAAGGACGCCGCAACATCGCTGCCATCAGCGCGGAACAGATCGCCGGCGTGCTGCGTGGCGAACGCCCGCCGCGCCTGATCAACCCGGAGGCCTGGCCCGCATTCGAGCAGCGGCGCGCCCGAATTCTCGGGCACGCCTGA
- a CDS encoding Bug family tripartite tricarboxylate transporter substrate binding protein codes for MKRIFLKAVLAAAAAGLSVCALAQDYPLAKPVTVIVPYGAGGGTDALARLVAKELGARMNQSFVVENVAGAGGVIGTQKAMAAPADGYTLLVGSGSELEITRLTDPAAVPGRWTPLAALGLIGTQPMVLVGKAALPFNTTDQLIEHLRQHPGSLSYASAGVGTQLHLLGELTQQVGAFGMVHVPYKSGAQIATDLVGGHVDLAVMVLPTVLAQIKAGKVKAFGVSDNVRSAAAPEVPTLNESRYLDDVDMKVWYGLFAPAGTPPAVGQAIARQMVAVLQAPEVKAKLADLAITPAADTSPAALAALKQSQLARIGKVIEATKRASPSTTK; via the coding sequence ATGAAACGCATCTTCCTCAAGGCCGTGCTCGCGGCCGCCGCCGCGGGATTGTCGGTGTGCGCGCTGGCGCAGGACTACCCGCTGGCCAAACCCGTCACCGTGATCGTGCCCTACGGCGCCGGCGGCGGCACCGACGCGCTGGCCCGGCTGGTGGCCAAGGAGCTCGGGGCGCGCATGAACCAGTCGTTCGTGGTGGAGAACGTGGCCGGCGCCGGCGGCGTCATCGGAACGCAAAAGGCGATGGCCGCCCCCGCCGACGGCTACACCCTGCTGGTGGGCAGCGGCAGCGAGCTGGAGATCACGCGCCTGACCGACCCCGCGGCCGTGCCGGGCCGGTGGACGCCGCTGGCGGCGCTGGGACTGATCGGCACGCAGCCGATGGTGCTGGTCGGCAAGGCCGCGCTGCCCTTCAACACCACCGACCAGCTGATCGAGCACCTGCGGCAGCACCCCGGCTCGCTCAGCTACGCCTCGGCCGGCGTGGGGACGCAATTGCACCTGCTGGGCGAGCTGACCCAGCAGGTGGGCGCGTTCGGCATGGTGCATGTGCCCTACAAGAGCGGCGCGCAGATCGCCACCGACCTCGTGGGCGGGCATGTGGACCTGGCGGTGATGGTGCTGCCCACGGTGCTGGCACAGATCAAGGCCGGCAAGGTCAAGGCCTTCGGCGTCAGCGACAACGTGCGCTCGGCCGCGGCCCCGGAGGTGCCCACGCTCAACGAGAGCCGCTATCTCGACGACGTGGACATGAAGGTCTGGTATGGCCTGTTCGCCCCGGCGGGCACGCCCCCGGCCGTGGGCCAGGCCATCGCGCGGCAGATGGTGGCCGTGCTGCAGGCGCCCGAGGTCAAGGCCAAGCTGGCGGACCTGGCGATCACGCCGGCGGCAGACACCTCGCCGGCCGCGCTGGCCGCGCTGAAACAGTCGCAGCTCGCGCGCATCGGCAAGGTGATCGAGGCCACGAAGCGGGCCTCGCCTTCGACAACAAAGTAG
- a CDS encoding amidase → MHRLTACEIAAQVRQRRISALSTMAHFLDRTARHEPQLNTYAALDAEGALAAAREIDRRIAAGEDPGPLAGVPVSVKDLIAVQGLPQAFGSRLFAGSLAAHDAPSVARIRQAGGCIVGKTTTSELGSKAVGSSPLTGTTVNPWRPAHTPGGSSAGAAAGVAAGLVPLALGTDGGGSIRIPASFCGLVGIKGSYGRVPVWPASATPGLAHVAPLARTVRDAVLLFSVVAGPHPGDPSSEGFAPLRWEEGAHATPGLRLGWCEDFSYGWASGEARAAAWHAAGVLGAALGAATSRWQGLADDPVEAWSTEFYRGIAQRVGVADGADRAIEAQLDPALAAQIALTRERGRQGLREASEARQRCIADIDRAFERFDLLLMPTTPVAAFETGRDAPAGREACGAVGWSYFTYPFNLAGHPAASYPIGLDCGGLPLGVQLVARRGDEALLFDALLALERAAPPPPLPSF, encoded by the coding sequence ATGCACCGGCTGACCGCCTGCGAGATCGCCGCCCAGGTGCGGCAGCGCCGCATCAGCGCGCTGAGCACGATGGCGCATTTCCTCGACCGCACCGCGCGGCACGAGCCGCAGCTCAACACCTATGCGGCGCTGGACGCCGAAGGGGCGCTGGCGGCCGCGCGCGAGATCGACCGGCGCATCGCTGCCGGAGAAGACCCGGGGCCGCTGGCCGGCGTGCCCGTTTCGGTGAAAGACCTGATCGCGGTGCAGGGCCTGCCGCAGGCCTTCGGTTCGCGCCTGTTCGCCGGCAGCCTGGCCGCGCACGACGCGCCCTCGGTGGCGCGCATCCGGCAGGCCGGCGGCTGCATCGTCGGCAAGACCACCACCAGCGAGCTGGGCTCCAAGGCCGTCGGCAGTTCGCCCCTGACCGGCACCACGGTCAACCCCTGGCGCCCGGCCCACACGCCGGGCGGCTCCAGCGCGGGGGCGGCGGCGGGCGTGGCGGCCGGGCTCGTGCCGCTGGCGCTGGGCACGGACGGCGGCGGCTCCATCCGCATCCCCGCATCGTTTTGCGGGCTGGTGGGCATCAAGGGCTCGTATGGCCGCGTGCCGGTGTGGCCGGCGTCGGCCACGCCGGGCCTGGCGCATGTGGCACCGCTGGCCCGCACCGTGCGCGATGCCGTGCTGCTGTTCAGCGTGGTCGCCGGCCCGCACCCCGGCGATCCGTCCTCCGAGGGGTTCGCGCCGCTGCGCTGGGAGGAGGGCGCGCATGCCACGCCGGGGCTGCGCCTGGGCTGGTGCGAGGATTTCAGCTACGGCTGGGCCAGCGGCGAGGCGCGCGCCGCGGCCTGGCACGCCGCCGGGGTTCTGGGCGCGGCACTGGGCGCCGCGACGAGCCGCTGGCAGGGCCTCGCCGACGATCCGGTCGAGGCGTGGTCCACCGAGTTCTACCGTGGCATCGCGCAGCGCGTGGGCGTGGCCGATGGCGCGGACCGCGCCATCGAAGCGCAGCTCGACCCCGCGCTGGCCGCGCAGATCGCGCTCACGCGCGAGCGGGGCCGGCAGGGCCTGCGCGAGGCGAGCGAGGCCCGGCAGCGCTGCATCGCCGACATCGACCGGGCTTTCGAGCGCTTCGACCTGCTGCTCATGCCCACCACGCCGGTGGCCGCCTTCGAAACCGGCCGCGATGCGCCGGCGGGCCGCGAGGCCTGCGGCGCGGTGGGCTGGAGCTATTTCACCTACCCGTTCAACCTGGCCGGCCATCCCGCGGCGTCGTACCCGATCGGGCTGGACTGCGGCGGCCTGCCCCTCGGGGTGCAGCTGGTGGCGCGCCGGGGCGATGAAGCCCTGCTGTTCGACGCGCTGCTCGCGCTGGAGCGCGCCGCACCGCCGCCACCTCTGCCGTCTTTCTGA
- a CDS encoding methyltransferase family protein, with product MDRLELKIPPPLVALLLALAMGWAARHLPSVPLGFEVRLGAALAVALIGAVFSVGGAMAFRRAHTTVNPLEPRKASALVTSGVYRVTRNPMYVGLLFVLIAWSVWLASPLVLAGPLVFVPYITRFQIRPEERVLAELFGADYAGYLRRVRRWL from the coding sequence ATGGACCGCCTCGAACTCAAAATCCCGCCCCCGCTGGTGGCGCTGCTGCTGGCGCTGGCGATGGGGTGGGCGGCAAGGCATCTGCCGTCCGTGCCGCTGGGCTTCGAAGTGCGCCTGGGTGCCGCCCTGGCGGTGGCGCTCATCGGCGCGGTCTTCAGCGTCGGCGGCGCGATGGCCTTTCGCCGTGCGCACACGACCGTCAACCCGCTGGAGCCCCGCAAGGCCTCGGCGCTGGTCACCTCGGGCGTCTACCGCGTCACGCGCAACCCGATGTACGTGGGCCTGCTGTTCGTGCTCATTGCCTGGAGCGTCTGGCTGGCGTCGCCTCTGGTGCTGGCGGGCCCGCTCGTCTTCGTCCCCTACATCACGCGGTTCCAGATACGGCCCGAGGAACGGGTGCTGGCCGAACTCTTTGGTGCGGACTACGCCGGGTACCTGCGCCGCGTGCGCCGCTGGCTCTGA